CCTGAGGCTTTTATGTTGGCCCAACTAACTTGGTGGGCGGTTTGGCGAGAGAATCCCGGCGGGGCTGATCAAGAAACGATTGTTACAGTTCTAAAGGTTTTCTTCTTTTGATTTTTTCGTTACAGCAATAAGCAGGCGGCCCCCTGCGATCCCCACACAACAGGCCAGCCCGCACAAGAGTGCTGTAAACAGCGAATCCTTGATCGGCAGGGAGAGCGATGTATGTCCCACTGTAATGACAGCAAAATAGTTTAGAATTCCAAAACAAATGGCTTGAGCAAACATAGCGAGCCAGCAAAGACGTTTTAGTATAAGGCGAAATCCTAACCCGGTGACGAAGATCAAGCAAAATCCTATTTGCGCCCATCCATTAAACACCACGAAATAGAATGCGGCGATCGTCGCTGTTAAAAAAAGGATAAGAATTGAAAAGCGTTTTAGTCCAGACAAATTCAACACCCCTTTAAAAAGTGGAATTTTTAAAATTATATCATATATTTATTTCCAAAAATATACTTTTTGCAAAAAAGGCACGATTTTGGGTAGAGCATCCTTCCGAGTTCCGACCGGAAAGTTTACCTGAAAACGTGATAACAGAACCATCTCCTCGGGCAGATATAATTTCAAAGACTGTCACTTTGGATCCCTACGAATGGTCAGGATGGGTGTATTCTGAAAACAGAAAGACCAATCGTGTTCTTGAAATGTCTTTTTCAAGTGCTACTTGCCGTAAAGTTGATGTAGAGGTATACCGGAACGGCGTGTTTTGGACCTCTAGAGCGATTACAGAGGGAGAAAAAATTAGTCTTGGGACGCCTTGGGATTCTGGACTAGTTGAAATTCGTATCAATAATAATTCCAATTCGAGAGCAACGATTGATTTCCTTATTGTTGATATGTGGGTGTAACTTATAACGCTATTCTGATAACGCTATTCTGAATTGATTCGGACGAAAGTATTTATTAACTTATGACTTCCTGATTTGGCAATAAAACCGGAAAAAATAGAACGAAATTGTTGTAAGATATCCCTATTGAATATGAGATAGGCTTTCCCGAAAAGGATTGCCTATCTCATTCTTTTAGTGGATAAACTTTAAAAAACAGTTTTATAACTGTCTGATGTTGTACAGTAAAAAAGTAAAGATATTTATTGTGTCCGATAAAAATATACGCTATACTGAAAAATAACGACAGCGAAGCGAAGGCTGTTTTTTGGCCATGCGGCCCGGCTGCCGCTTTAGCGGCGAGACCCGGATGCTTTTAAATAAGGTTTTATGGTAAAGCCAAGAATAAAAAGCACAAAAAGAAAGTGGCTTGCGGTACTGCCGCAGATTGTTTTAAGGAGGAAACGGCGCATGCGGCAGTTCTACCGCTGGCTTTTTTACCTGGCCGGCCTGTTTATCCTGGCGCTGGGGCTGACCCTGAACACCAAGACGGGCCTGGGGGTAACGCCCATCATCTCGGTGCCCTACAGCATTGCGCAGGTATTTGGGTTTAATTTCGGGGACGCCACCTTGGCGGCGTACTGTTTGTTTGTTGCAATACAATTTTTACTAAAGGGAAAACCTGTGCGCTGGGCCGACCTGCTTCAGCTGCCCCTGAGCCTGGTGTTCACCCGGGTGCTGAACCTGCTGGACGGCGCAGTGCCGGCAGCGCCGCAAGGGATGCCTGCCCGGCTGTGCCTGCTGGCGGCAGCCATTCTGTGCACCGGTGTGGGAGCGGCCATGAGCGTGGATATGAAGCTGGTGCCGAACCCCGGCGACGGGATTGTGGCGGCCATTGCACAGCGTACCGGCCGGGAACTTGGCTTTACAAAAAACTGGTTCGATACCGCGAACGTGGGCATTACCCTGGTGTTCGGCCTGGTGATGGGGCATCCGCTGTGCGGCATCGGCCTGGGCACGGTGCTTGCCATGCTGGGGGTGGGCCGGGTGATGGCGCTGTTCAACCGCCTGTGCCTGCCCGCCATGGGGCGGCTGGCGTTTGTGCCGGCGGCCAGAGGGGAAGGCACGGCAGAATAACAAGCAAAGCGGGGAGGCACTTGTACAAGTGCCTCCCCGCTTTTGTAATGGGTCATTGCCCCCTGGGCGCTCCGGCGGCGCCTTTTACTCACCAGGGGGTGCCACCACCACCGACGGGCAATCGAACACCAGGCGCAGCAGCTGGGTGCGGCTGGTGATGCCGAGCTTGCGGTACAGGCTGCCCGCGTGTTTTTTGACTGTGTTTTCGCTGATGAACAGCGCGGCGCCGATCTCGGCGTTGGAACGGCCGGCGGCCACGAGCTCGGCGATCTGCCGCTCCCGCTGGCTGAGGCCGAAGCGGGAGGCCAGCGTGCCGGCCCGGCCTTCCTGTGACGGCGCGACGCCCTGGGGCCATAAAAAGGCAAAATGGGCGGACAGGTGCCGGTTGAGCACCCGCAGCAGCTCCACCTCCTGATCGGTGAAGTCCCCGTCTTCTCTGCTGCGGAACAGGGTGACCGAGCCCAGCAGGTGGGCAGCGCCCATGACCGTGCTGCCCATGCTCCAATAGACCCCCATGGGCTGCATCCACTGCTTATAAATCGCCGCGCTCTCCCGCGCGGCGGGGCTGATCATATTGGAATCGCGGTAGACGGTGGGCTGGTCGCTGGCAAAGCTCCAGGCCACATAGTCGGAATACTGGTACTCCTGGTAGTAGGCGGCGAGTTCGGCCTCGCTCATGTTCAAGGAAACCGGGCTGAAAAACACCAGCCGCCCGGCCTGGGGCGCGCACAGATCAAAAAAGGAGCGGCGATGGGGGATCAGCGCCTCCAGCCGGCGCAGAAAGCAGGTTTGCAGCTGTTTGGGGTCGGCCTGGGTGTGAAGCTCCAGAATCGCTGGGTCCAGGGCCTCCCACACTTCGCCCGGCAGATGCGGCATGGCGAACGCCTCCTTTTCACGGGGAGATTTGGATGCCTCCATTGTAGCATAACGCATAAAAATAGTAAACGGAAGAAAGGCGAATTGGCACGTTTGGCACACCGGTGGTACCCGCGGGTACCACCCTGCAGAACGGTGCCCCCGGGTAATGGCGGGGCGGGCGCTGTTTGGGCTACAATGAAAACAGAAAGAGCGGCCGCAGAGCGGCGCACAAAACTTTTTGAAAAGGAGCGCAGAACGATGAGGACGATCCAGAGTACCCCCAAGAAAGACGGCTTTTACATGCCCGCGGAATTTTTGCCCCGCAAACAGGACTTTTTGATCTGGCCCGAGCGGCAGGACACCTGGCGCATGGGCGGCAAGCCGGCGCAGAAGGTGCTGGTGGAGGTGGCAAAGGAGATCATCAAGCACGAGCCTCTCACCGTGTTCTGTTCGGCCGACCAGTACGAGAACGCCCGCGCCCGCCTGCCCGAGGAGGTGCGGGTGGTGGAAATGACGGTCGACGACGCCTGGGCGCAGGACAAGGGGCCCTTTTATGTGGTGAACGACGAGGGCGAGATGCGCGGCGTGACCTGGGGCTGGAACTGCTACGGCGGCCTGGAGGGAGGCCTGTACTTCCCCTGGAAGCGCGACCAGGAGTTTGCCACCAAGCTGCTGGACCTGGAAAACTACGACCGCTACGACGCCCGCAGGGTGGTGTTTGAGGGCGGCGCCATGCAGATCGACGGCGAGGGAACCCTGATCGTGACCGAAAACAGCGTGCTGAACCATAACCGCAACCCGGACCTGACCAAGGAAGAGGTCGAGAACTATTTTAAAGAGTACATGGGCCTGGAAAAGGTGATCTGGCTGAAGGACGGCATGGCCTTTGACGAGACCGACGGCCACATCGACGACGTGTGTTTCTTTGTGCGGCCCGGCGTGATCGCCCTTTCCTGGACCGACGATCCTGAAAACCCCCAGTACCCCAACCTGAAAGCGGCCTACGACACCCTGAACGGCCAGACCGACGCCAAGGGCCGCAAGCTGGAGATCCACAAGATCCCCATCCCCGCAGTGATGCATATTTCCGAGGAGGAGAGCGCCGGCGTGGATATCTGCGAGAGTGCAGCCTCCCGCGAGGGGGGCCTGCCGCTGGCCGTGACCTACATCAACTGCTATTTTGTGAACGGCGGCCTGCTGGTGCCCCAGTACGGCGACCCCATGGACGAGGTGGCCTGCCAGCTGTTCAGGGAACTGATGCCCGAGCGCGAGATCATTAAGATCTACACCCGCGAATGGTCGCTGTGCGGCGGAAACATCCACTGCATGGCCCTGCAGCAGCCGGATCCGGCGGCCATTGCCGCCCTGAAGAAATAACGCTTTCGTTCCACCTTTCGGGGCGGCGCGCCCGAGCCCCAGTGCCCCGGCGCGCCGCCCCGGTTTCTTTGAGAGTGGGACCCTGATAGAAAAGGAGGGGAGACCCCCATGCCGGCCAAAAAGAAAAAGTTCCGCCTGTTCGACGCGGTGCTGGCCTCGGTGTGCATCATCCTGACGGTGGAGTCGGCCGCGCCGGCCGCCGCGGTGGACAACTCGCAATATTTTTGGTGGATCAGCATGCTGATCCTGTTTTTCGTGCCCTATGGCCTGATCAGCGCCGAGCTGGGCACCACCTATCTGGGCGAGGGCGGCATTTACGACTGGGTGCGCCTTGCCTATGGAAACAAGTGGGGCTGCCGCATCGCCTGGAACTATTGGATCAACGTGGCCCTGTGGATCGCCAGCCTGGCGGTGCTGTTCAACGATACCCTGACCCAGATCACCGGCTGGGACCTGCCGGTGTGGGCCAGCATTGCCATTCAGCTGGCCTTTATCTGGGTGGTCATCCTGATGGGCAAGGGCAAGATCAGCGAGAGCAAGTGGCTGATCAACACGGCGGCGGTGTTCAAAGTGTTCATCATGCTGCTGATCGGCGGGCTGGGCATTTGGGTGGCCGCCACCCGCGGCATGGCCACCCAGTTCACCTTCCGCTCGCTGTTCCCCAGCATGGACCTGAGCAGCCTGTCCTTTGTGTCCATCATCATTTACAACTTTGTGGGCTTTGAGATCGTGACCACCCTGGCCTCGGATATGGAAAAACCCAAAAAGCAGATCCCCCAGGCGCTGCTGTTGGGCGGGATCATTATTTCGCTGTTCTACATGTTCGCCTCGTTCGGCATTGGGGTAGCCATTCCGGTGAGCGAGCTTTCCACCTCCACCGGGCTGCTGGACAGCCTGATTTACCTAGCGGGCGACGGCACGCTGGTGCTGATCGTGGGTCTGATGGTGATGTTCACCTTCTTTGCAAACCTTGTTTCTTGGGCCTACGGCTCGCTGTATGTGGCAAAATACGCGGCTGAAAACTACGACATGCCCCGCGTTTTCGCCTCGGCCAACAGCGAGGGCGTGCCGGACAAATCGCCCATCCTGAACGGTATCATCGCCTCAGTGCTGGTGGTTGTGGCACCCTTTTTGCCCAACCAGGATGTGTTCTGGAGCTTTTTCAGCGTGGGCGTGTTCACGCTGATGGTATCGTATGTGCCCATGTTCCCCGCGTTTTTGAAGCTGCGCCGCATCGACCCCGACCGGGAGCGGCCCTTCAAGGTGGGCGGCAAGGGGCTGTTTTTAAAGCTGATGGCCTATGTGCCCATGGCGCTGATCGTGGTATCGCTGATCTTTACGGTGGTTCCCATGAACACCAGCCCCGAGGAGCTGAACACCAAGATCCCGCTGTGCGTGGGCATCCTGGTGTCGGTGGTGATCCAGGAAATCCTGGTGGCCCAGGGGGCAAAGCGGCGTGCGGGCGAGGCAAAATAGCCCGGCGGCCGAATGAAATTTTAAAAGCGCTGGGCCTGCCCTTTCCGGGGACAGGCCCAGTGCTTTTCTGCGCCGCCTGGAGGAGCCGTGCTGGGGGACGCAAAGGGAAGATGCTCCAATTTTTGAGGGCGGTTTTTGTGCAAAAATTATAATTTGGCTGAACAGATACAGTGGAACTTGTTCAAGGAGCAAAGTTTTTCGATAGAAGAGAGAAGAATTTTCTATCGTGTTTTGGGGCTTCCCCCGGTACAATAAAATTGCTCGGAAACCAAAGTTTTCCAAAAGCAGCGGCCGGGACCCCGGCCCGCACACCATTGACAGGGAGGAAAAACAATGAAAAAGAAACTTGCACTTGTTCTGGCGGCGGCTTTGATGCTGGCCGTTCTGGCAGGCTGCGGCGGCACCCCCGCCCCCAGCACCCCGGCCGCTTCCAACCCCGCTTCCATGGGCGGCGAGCCCGCGGCGCCGGCCAGTGATCTGAACGCGGCCGTGTTCTATTACAACTATTCCGACGTGTACATTTCCAGCGTGCGAAACAACATGGACG
This window of the Oscillospiraceae bacterium genome carries:
- a CDS encoding amino acid transporter; the protein is MPAKKKKFRLFDAVLASVCIILTVESAAPAAAVDNSQYFWWISMLILFFVPYGLISAELGTTYLGEGGIYDWVRLAYGNKWGCRIAWNYWINVALWIASLAVLFNDTLTQITGWDLPVWASIAIQLAFIWVVILMGKGKISESKWLINTAAVFKVFIMLLIGGLGIWVAATRGMATQFTFRSLFPSMDLSSLSFVSIIIYNFVGFEIVTTLASDMEKPKKQIPQALLLGGIIISLFYMFASFGIGVAIPVSELSTSTGLLDSLIYLAGDGTLVLIVGLMVMFTFFANLVSWAYGSLYVAKYAAENYDMPRVFASANSEGVPDKSPILNGIIASVLVVVAPFLPNQDVFWSFFSVGVFTLMVSYVPMFPAFLKLRRIDPDRERPFKVGGKGLFLKLMAYVPMALIVVSLIFTVVPMNTSPEELNTKIPLCVGILVSVVIQEILVAQGAKRRAGEAK
- the aguA_2 gene encoding agmatine deiminase, with the protein product MRTIQSTPKKDGFYMPAEFLPRKQDFLIWPERQDTWRMGGKPAQKVLVEVAKEIIKHEPLTVFCSADQYENARARLPEEVRVVEMTVDDAWAQDKGPFYVVNDEGEMRGVTWGWNCYGGLEGGLYFPWKRDQEFATKLLDLENYDRYDARRVVFEGGAMQIDGEGTLIVTENSVLNHNRNPDLTKEEVENYFKEYMGLEKVIWLKDGMAFDETDGHIDDVCFFVRPGVIALSWTDDPENPQYPNLKAAYDTLNGQTDAKGRKLEIHKIPIPAVMHISEEESAGVDICESAASREGGLPLAVTYINCYFVNGGLLVPQYGDPMDEVACQLFRELMPEREIIKIYTREWSLCGGNIHCMALQQPDPAAIAALKK